The following proteins come from a genomic window of Aminivibrio pyruvatiphilus:
- a CDS encoding cupin domain-containing protein, which yields MKLVDMNRLEKENVLPGLRARFVHSENMTVAYWDMDAGAVFPLHDHSHEQVVNVVSGKVEISVRGEKILLDEGCVLVLAPGEPHAVHAVTESFVIDVFHPIRQDYKRA from the coding sequence TTGAAACTCGTCGACATGAACCGGCTGGAAAAGGAAAACGTTCTTCCCGGCCTCAGGGCCAGGTTCGTCCACTCGGAGAACATGACGGTGGCTTACTGGGACATGGATGCGGGAGCGGTTTTCCCCCTTCATGACCACTCCCACGAACAGGTGGTGAACGTGGTATCCGGAAAGGTGGAGATCTCCGTCAGGGGAGAGAAGATTCTCCTCGACGAAGGATGTGTCCTGGTTCTCGCGCCGGGGGAGCCCCACGCGGTGCACGCCGTGACAGAAAGCTTTGTGATCGACGTGTTCCATCCCATCCGCCAGGACTACAAAAGAGCGTGA
- a CDS encoding RrF2 family transcriptional regulator: MSGVVAVSEAVSLAFHGMGLLASGKRMSAKEMAEAVNVSEAHLAKVFQKLVKEGLVTSVRGPGGGFQLARDPGETSLFHIYTAIEGVPKHDYCLLHSERCPFGGCIFGSLLGKMTDEFVEYLKNTTLKDLQRGETR, encoded by the coding sequence ATGAGCGGAGTGGTTGCTGTGTCGGAAGCGGTATCCCTGGCCTTTCACGGAATGGGTCTTCTCGCTTCCGGAAAGCGGATGAGCGCGAAGGAAATGGCGGAAGCCGTGAACGTCTCCGAGGCCCACCTGGCCAAGGTCTTCCAGAAACTGGTGAAGGAAGGGCTGGTGACCTCCGTCCGGGGGCCGGGAGGCGGATTTCAGCTTGCCCGTGATCCCGGAGAGACCTCCCTTTTCCACATCTACACCGCCATCGAAGGCGTTCCTAAACACGACTACTGCCTGCTCCACAGCGAGAGATGCCCCTTCGGCGGCTGCATTTTCGGTTCACTGCTCGGGAAAATGACGGACGAATTCGTGGAGTACCTGAAAAATACCACCCTGAAGGATCTACAGAGAGGAGAAACCCGATGA
- a CDS encoding methyl-accepting chemotaxis protein, whose product MNFFSNTSTRGKILALVAVMAFLLVSVGYIGYRFTTKGAEDTRFMYYDRLLPVDWLNNTATNATGIKANVFALMTAADETVRKNLNDEISEFVRRNDRNLEQIGRLELETADRENLSRILAALEVWRREWGHTRTLIGENKREEALDYFLKNGLAAISAFQGEIQKLLDRYHSLGEKAYRETADDAAAAISLILGISAGAVIFAVLLGLFIASRIAGPLNRLRAGVEKFAGGDLTVHFEARTKDEIGRMGASLEEMAETLRDSMKSIAAAADRLGNNAEDFSAIAEESNAGVEESRAGVDDVSSQMDSLAAASEEINASVEEVASGAQSSAQKSTEMATEVEHARMAGEEGMKAVNQVVSSVAGVASESEQAAKEVKSLGDRAREIQSFVSRIGGIADQTNLLALNAAIEAARAGEAGRGFAVVAEEVRKLAEESNEAAKKIAELAGVITKDLDRVVATSEKSAKNSHTSAGLAEGTRETIGKMMEALSLISSATQDLAAVSQEQAASSEEIAGAVQNIVSRVSAAAASSDIVRDQMGEVAASAERVAQGSEDLAKLSVELRKLVERFRFDHGTESRGLVPAAHKPVRGKK is encoded by the coding sequence ATGAATTTCTTCAGTAACACGAGCACCAGGGGAAAAATCCTGGCGCTGGTCGCGGTGATGGCGTTTCTCCTCGTATCGGTGGGGTACATTGGATACCGTTTCACCACAAAGGGGGCTGAAGATACGAGATTTATGTACTACGACCGCCTCCTGCCGGTGGACTGGCTGAACAACACCGCCACCAACGCCACGGGCATCAAGGCTAACGTCTTCGCCCTCATGACTGCGGCGGACGAGACCGTCAGGAAAAACCTCAACGACGAAATATCCGAGTTCGTCCGCCGGAACGACCGCAATCTGGAACAGATCGGCCGCCTGGAACTGGAAACGGCTGACCGGGAGAACCTCTCAAGGATTCTGGCGGCCCTGGAGGTCTGGCGCAGGGAATGGGGGCATACCCGCACCCTTATCGGGGAGAACAAAAGGGAAGAGGCTCTGGACTATTTCCTGAAAAACGGCCTTGCCGCAATTTCGGCCTTCCAGGGGGAGATTCAGAAACTGCTTGACCGCTACCATTCCCTCGGGGAGAAAGCCTACCGGGAAACTGCGGACGATGCTGCTGCGGCCATCAGCCTCATCCTCGGGATCTCGGCAGGGGCCGTGATTTTTGCCGTGCTCCTGGGGCTGTTCATCGCCTCCCGCATCGCGGGGCCCCTCAACCGTCTCCGGGCGGGGGTCGAGAAGTTCGCCGGCGGAGATCTCACCGTGCATTTCGAGGCAAGGACGAAGGACGAAATCGGCCGCATGGGGGCGTCTCTCGAGGAGATGGCAGAAACGCTTCGGGACTCTATGAAATCCATCGCCGCAGCGGCAGACCGCCTCGGGAACAACGCCGAGGACTTTTCGGCCATCGCCGAGGAGTCCAACGCCGGGGTGGAGGAATCCAGGGCAGGGGTTGACGACGTCTCCTCCCAGATGGACAGCCTTGCTGCCGCCAGTGAAGAGATCAATGCCTCCGTGGAGGAAGTGGCGAGCGGCGCCCAGTCCTCCGCCCAGAAGAGCACCGAGATGGCCACGGAAGTGGAACACGCCCGCATGGCGGGGGAAGAGGGAATGAAGGCCGTCAACCAGGTGGTGTCCAGCGTGGCCGGAGTGGCGTCTGAATCGGAGCAGGCGGCGAAGGAAGTGAAGAGCCTCGGCGACCGTGCCCGGGAGATCCAGAGCTTCGTCTCCCGGATCGGCGGCATCGCCGACCAGACCAACCTGCTGGCCCTGAACGCGGCCATCGAGGCGGCCCGGGCCGGAGAGGCCGGACGGGGATTCGCCGTGGTGGCGGAGGAAGTGCGGAAGCTCGCCGAGGAGAGCAACGAGGCGGCGAAGAAGATCGCGGAGCTTGCGGGAGTCATCACCAAGGATCTGGACAGAGTGGTTGCAACGTCTGAAAAGAGCGCGAAGAACTCTCATACCTCGGCGGGACTCGCCGAGGGGACCCGGGAGACCATAGGGAAGATGATGGAGGCGCTGTCGCTCATTTCATCGGCGACCCAGGATCTTGCGGCGGTTTCCCAGGAACAGGCGGCGTCGAGCGAGGAGATCGCCGGGGCGGTTCAGAACATAGTGTCCAGAGTGAGCGCCGCGGCTGCGTCTTCGGACATTGTCCGGGACCAGATGGGTGAAGTGGC
- a CDS encoding TrkH family potassium uptake protein, with the protein MNGFLVAKFLSFITGIVSVFMIWPILWAHFDGSGEVRSLVYSMVLGLTFSGLLFAAGRHHTNYKSVGIRDAFAVVSLSWVCASFIGALPYYIYGMTPTFTDAFFEAMSGFTTTGASILTDIEIHPKSLLFWRGLTHWIGGMGIIVLSLAILPFIGVGGVHLFKAEVPGFGLEKMTPRLHQMAIRLWGIYFGLTAAQTLLLLLGGVSLFEALTHSFSTIATGGLSPLNKSIGHYNSPYIEWVTTFFMFFSGVNFVLHYRFILRQPGAYRDDEEYRLYAFIVLFSILFTAAVLLLRGYYGSVEEALRYSAFQVISIITSTGFCTADYELWPVSVHFLFILLMFAGGCTGSTAGGIKSLRILALARHVKSGLVMSLHPRGMFRIKIRGKTVGQDAVASVTAFFIIYLLVFLGGALFMGALGVDFVTAVSSAAASIGNTGPGFGTVGPTENFYHIPAAGKWVLSLLMLMGRLELYTMVLLFFPGTWRK; encoded by the coding sequence ATGAACGGATTCCTGGTGGCCAAATTTCTGTCCTTCATCACAGGGATCGTCTCAGTCTTCATGATATGGCCCATCCTGTGGGCTCATTTCGACGGGAGCGGCGAGGTCAGGAGCCTTGTCTACTCCATGGTTCTCGGCCTTACCTTTTCAGGCCTTCTCTTTGCCGCGGGAAGGCACCATACCAATTACAAAAGCGTCGGGATCCGCGACGCCTTCGCCGTGGTCTCCCTTTCCTGGGTGTGCGCGTCTTTTATCGGGGCTCTCCCCTACTATATCTATGGAATGACCCCCACCTTCACCGACGCTTTTTTCGAGGCCATGTCCGGGTTTACCACCACCGGGGCCTCGATCCTGACAGACATAGAGATCCATCCGAAAAGCCTCCTCTTCTGGAGGGGACTGACCCACTGGATCGGAGGCATGGGGATCATCGTCCTCAGCCTCGCCATACTGCCCTTTATCGGCGTGGGAGGGGTCCATCTCTTCAAGGCGGAAGTTCCGGGCTTCGGTCTTGAAAAAATGACGCCGAGGCTCCACCAGATGGCCATCAGGCTGTGGGGCATCTATTTCGGCCTGACGGCGGCGCAGACGCTCCTCCTCCTTCTTGGAGGGGTGAGCCTCTTCGAAGCTCTCACCCACTCCTTCAGCACCATCGCCACCGGGGGCCTTTCTCCGCTGAACAAAAGCATCGGCCATTACAATTCACCCTACATCGAATGGGTGACCACCTTTTTCATGTTTTTTTCAGGGGTGAATTTCGTCCTCCACTACCGTTTTATTCTCAGGCAGCCCGGGGCGTACCGCGACGACGAGGAATATCGGCTCTACGCCTTCATCGTCCTTTTCAGCATTCTCTTCACCGCTGCGGTGCTTCTGCTCAGGGGATATTACGGTTCCGTCGAGGAGGCCCTCCGCTACAGCGCCTTCCAGGTGATCAGCATCATCACCTCCACGGGTTTTTGTACTGCCGATTACGAGCTCTGGCCGGTATCGGTCCATTTTCTGTTCATCCTCCTCATGTTCGCGGGAGGATGCACCGGTTCCACCGCCGGAGGCATCAAGAGCCTCCGGATTCTCGCCCTCGCCCGGCACGTAAAATCAGGTCTTGTCATGTCTCTCCACCCCAGGGGGATGTTCCGGATAAAAATCCGGGGAAAAACCGTGGGGCAGGACGCGGTAGCCTCGGTGACCGCCTTTTTTATCATCTACCTGCTGGTCTTCCTGGGAGGAGCCCTGTTCATGGGAGCCCTGGGCGTGGATTTCGTCACGGCCGTGAGCAGCGCTGCGGCATCCATCGGGAACACGGGTCCCGGGTTCGGAACGGTCGGTCCCACCGAGAATTTTTACCACATCCCGGCGGCAGGGAAATGGGTTCTCTCTCTCCTCATGCTTATGGGAAGACTTGAACTCTACACCATGGTTCTCCTGTTCTTTCCCGGGACGTGGAGAAAATAG
- a CDS encoding ATP-binding protein, translating to MTKVMRRIITIDEDKCDGCGICAEACHEGAIRIIGGKAKLVSETYCDGLGDCIGECPVGAITFEEREADPYDEEAVKKHMAAKAAAGPLPCGCPGSMARDLRKKEPEPCAASQASPAPAALKSALANWPVQIRLVPETAPYLRKADLVIAADCTPFAFADFHRTFLAGENTVCLIGCPKLDDAQAYVEKLTRLISYNEISSVTVVRMEVPCCGGMTRILEAACGAAEHNVSLKIVTIGVGGEITDRETIRFSVKK from the coding sequence ATGACCAAGGTAATGCGGAGAATCATAACTATCGACGAGGACAAGTGCGACGGCTGCGGCATCTGCGCCGAAGCCTGCCACGAGGGAGCCATCCGGATCATTGGCGGCAAGGCGAAGCTGGTCAGCGAAACCTACTGCGACGGTCTCGGCGACTGCATCGGCGAATGCCCCGTGGGCGCCATCACCTTCGAGGAGAGAGAGGCCGACCCCTACGACGAGGAAGCGGTGAAGAAGCACATGGCGGCGAAGGCCGCGGCCGGGCCGCTCCCCTGCGGCTGCCCCGGGTCCATGGCCCGGGATCTCCGGAAAAAGGAACCGGAGCCCTGCGCGGCTTCCCAGGCGTCCCCCGCTCCCGCAGCCCTGAAATCCGCCCTTGCCAACTGGCCCGTCCAGATCCGGCTGGTGCCGGAGACGGCTCCCTATCTCAGGAAGGCGGACCTCGTGATCGCCGCGGACTGCACCCCTTTCGCCTTCGCCGATTTCCACCGGACTTTTCTCGCCGGAGAGAACACGGTCTGCCTCATAGGCTGCCCCAAGCTCGACGACGCCCAGGCCTACGTGGAGAAGCTCACCAGGCTGATCTCCTACAATGAAATCAGTTCCGTCACCGTGGTCCGCATGGAAGTCCCGTGCTGCGGCGGCATGACCAGGATTCTCGAGGCGGCCTGCGGGGCGGCCGAACATAACGTCTCGCTGAAAATCGTCACCATCGGAGTGGGCGGAGAAATTACGGACAGGGAGACCATCAGGTTCTCCGTGAAGAAGTAA
- the hcp gene encoding hydroxylamine reductase: MFCYQCEQTAKGTGCTAFGVCGKSPEVADLQDLLIYLAKGVSMYAHRARQLGAVDRNVDVFVVEALFTTITNVNFDEARMEAMIRKAGEVREAAKKLYEDACRKAGKTPETLGGPAVFPVPSSRSEMINAGEKVNPEAGSEVHGEVVQGLRDLVLLGLKGSAAYMDHAKVLGYEKDELYGFIHEKMDFLAGESFTVDGLVGQAMDAGKWNISVMELLDAANTGVYGHPEPTKARVTGVKGKAILVSGHDLKDLDLLLQQTEGKGINIYTHGEMLPCLAYPGLKKYKHLVGNYGSAWQNQREEFEKFPGAILMTTNCIQKPKDSYLARIFTTGLVAWPGATHIGDGKDFSPVIEAALAAPGFDEDEEPHFINVGFARNTVMSVAGKVIDLVKAGKLRHFFLIGGCDGAKPGRSYYTDFATSVPDDCVILTLACGKYRFNKLEFGDIDGIPRLLDAGQCNDAYSAVRIALALADAFKTDINGLPLSLILSWYEQKAVCILLSLLYLGVKNMRIGPTLPAFVKEPVFKVLQEKFNLQPVTTVEQDLKAILG; encoded by the coding sequence ATGTTTTGTTACCAGTGTGAACAGACGGCAAAGGGAACCGGATGCACCGCGTTCGGAGTCTGCGGCAAGAGCCCCGAGGTGGCGGACCTTCAGGATCTTCTGATTTATCTCGCCAAGGGAGTTTCCATGTACGCCCACCGGGCAAGGCAGCTCGGCGCTGTGGACAGGAACGTGGACGTCTTCGTCGTGGAAGCCCTCTTCACCACCATCACCAACGTGAACTTCGACGAAGCCCGCATGGAAGCCATGATCCGGAAGGCAGGAGAAGTCCGCGAGGCGGCGAAGAAACTCTACGAGGATGCCTGCAGGAAAGCCGGGAAGACCCCCGAGACCCTCGGCGGCCCGGCGGTCTTCCCCGTGCCCTCCTCCAGGAGCGAGATGATTAACGCCGGGGAGAAGGTCAACCCCGAGGCGGGCAGCGAGGTGCACGGAGAAGTGGTCCAGGGGCTGCGGGACCTTGTTCTGCTCGGCCTCAAGGGCAGCGCTGCCTACATGGACCATGCCAAGGTCCTCGGCTACGAAAAGGACGAGCTCTACGGATTCATCCACGAGAAGATGGACTTTCTCGCCGGCGAGTCCTTCACCGTTGACGGCCTCGTGGGCCAGGCCATGGATGCGGGCAAGTGGAACATCTCCGTCATGGAGCTCCTCGATGCGGCCAACACCGGCGTGTACGGCCATCCGGAACCCACGAAGGCCCGGGTCACCGGCGTGAAGGGCAAGGCCATCCTCGTCTCCGGCCATGACCTCAAGGACCTCGATCTCCTCCTCCAGCAGACGGAAGGAAAGGGCATCAACATCTACACCCACGGTGAAATGCTTCCCTGCCTCGCCTATCCCGGGCTGAAGAAGTACAAACACCTCGTGGGGAACTACGGCAGCGCATGGCAGAACCAGCGGGAGGAGTTCGAAAAGTTCCCCGGCGCCATCCTCATGACCACCAACTGCATCCAGAAGCCCAAGGATTCCTACCTTGCCCGCATCTTCACCACCGGGCTCGTGGCCTGGCCGGGCGCCACCCACATCGGTGACGGCAAGGACTTCTCCCCCGTGATCGAGGCCGCCCTCGCCGCCCCCGGCTTCGACGAGGATGAGGAACCCCACTTCATCAACGTGGGTTTTGCCCGGAACACCGTCATGTCCGTGGCCGGCAAGGTCATCGACCTCGTGAAGGCCGGAAAGCTCCGCCACTTCTTCCTCATCGGCGGCTGCGACGGCGCCAAGCCGGGACGGAGCTACTACACCGACTTCGCCACTTCCGTGCCGGACGACTGCGTGATCCTCACCCTGGCCTGCGGCAAGTACCGGTTCAACAAACTCGAGTTCGGCGACATCGACGGCATTCCCAGGCTCCTTGACGCCGGCCAGTGCAACGACGCCTACTCTGCGGTGCGCATCGCCCTCGCCCTCGCCGACGCCTTCAAGACGGACATCAACGGACTGCCCCTGTCCCTGATCCTGTCCTGGTACGAGCAGAAGGCCGTCTGCATCCTCCTCTCCCTCCTGTACCTGGGAGTGAAAAACATGAGGATCGGACCCACCCTTCCCGCCTTCGTGAAGGAACCCGTCTTCAAGGTCCTCCAGGAGAAGTTCAACCTCCAGCCCGTCACCACGGTGGAGCAGGACCTGAAGGCAATCCTCGGCTAA